A segment of the Frankineae bacterium MT45 genome:
ACCTGGTCGTAGGTCCGGTTCTCCTTGACGAGCAGGAAGACGTGCTTGATCGTCGAGGGTTGACCCAGCTGGGTCGGGATCGCCACCGGCGCCGCCTTCGCGGCCTCGGCGAGCGGGGTGCTAGCAAGCAGGCGCTGCCAGTCGTTGTTCACGAAGACCTGGTGGGTGAGCGCGCCCAGAGCTGCCTCGGTCGGCGGCGTGAAGGTGGTCAGAGTTCCCGTGTCGTCATAAGTGTTGTGACCGGTTACCACGTTGGCGTCCGGTCCCTCGCTGATGGTGCTACCCGGACCGCGAGCGCCGATGCCCTTGTCGTTGGTGACGACGAGCTTGCCGAGCGCCTTGTCCATCGCGACGTTCACCGGGTACCAGTCGGTGGGGATGAGTCCTTCGTACTGCATCGGCGCGGTCGGGCCGTTGAAGCGGAAGACGGCCACTGCGTTGTCCCGGCCGATCGTGACCAGCACGTGGCTCGCGTCCGGCATGGTGATCGAGTTCGGGTTGCTGCCGACGGTCGAGCCAGGCAGCGGGGCGACGTTGACCGTCTGGGTGACCCGACCAGTCGCCGTGTTTATCAGCGAGATCGAGTCGTCGTTGGAGTTCGCCACCAGCAGCGTCGTCCCGTTGGCATAGAGCGCCGTCGGTTCCAGGCCGACCTTGATCGTGCTGGTCGCACCGGTGGCCGGGGTGACGACGGAGACGGTGCCGTTGTTCACCGCGCCGGTCGACGGGTTCGCCACGACCGGGGTGCTGGTGTTGGTCAGATTGGTGACGTCGTTCTTGGTGGCCTGCCGCCCACCCTCGTTGCTCACGTAGACGCGTCCGCCGACAATCGCGACCTGGCGGGGGGCAACGCCGACCGGGATCTGCTTGACCAGGGTGTTCGTCGTCGTGTCGAGGACACCGAGCTTGTCGGCACCGTTGAGGGCGACATATGCGGTCTTGCCATCCGGGGTGAAAGCCATCCCCGAAGGCAGGTACGCGCCGGCCTCGCCGCTTCCGGTGCCGGTCATCGCGATGCTGGTCGGGCCGGCGGCCACCGTGCCGTTGGCCTGCACCGCGAACCGCTCGAGATCGATCGTCTGCGGGAGCCAGAGGGACTTGCCGTCGGGGCTGTAGAACGGCCCGTCGGCGGCGACCGTGCCGTCACCGATGGTCGGGTCAGCGGGTGTGGCGCCGGTGCCGATCTGCTGCAGCACCTTGCCTGACTTCAGGTCGAAGAGGGTGAGAAAGCCGGTGAAGTTGTTCCAGCTCAACGCAGCGAGCGTCTTGCCGTCCGGGCTGATGGTGCTGGAGAGGAGGCGGCCGTTGTCGATCTCGATCCGCTGGCCGAGGGGACTGATGCGCTGGTTGTCCGGCAGCAGGATCCCGTTCTTGTTGGACGTCCCGACGGTCTCCTGACCGAAGCCGCCCCCGGCGTGGGCGACGACCGCGGCGGAGGCGGCACCGCCGACCGCGAGGACGGTGAGCACGACTCCCGCGCTGACGGTGAGACCACGGGTACGGCGTGCGGTGTTGCGGCGTATCGAAAAGACCTTCATCGCTCTCCCCTTCATCCGGCGTACCGATCAACCGTGGCAAATGAAGGTGGCCCGTCGTTGGCCAGAAGGTGAACTTCTCCTACTCGTCTGTAGGAGATCGCGCCGCTAGTGCAGGTTCAGGCAACCGTCGAATTCGAAGAGGGGGTTCGTCACGGTTCGTCCGCTCGCGGCCTTGAAGGTCTGCGGGCCAACCACCGAGGAGGGCCCCGTTGCCACGTAACAGCCGGTGGCCTCGACCGAAAGGTCATAGACGATCGGCTCGATGTGCCCGTCCGGGTAAGGGAAATTCACCACGCACGACCAGTCGTCCCCCGCTCCGGAGTAACTGCTGGCTGAGCTGCCGGAGCGCGGGGCCGGTGCGACGTTGCTGGCGATCACGCCGCGGGTGCACTGGGCATAGCCATCGGGCGTTTTGTCGGATCCGCGATTGCCCAGCGCCTGCTGATCGAGCACGTAGAGGCGGGCGAAGGTGGGGCCGACGGCCGCCTCCAGGCCGTGACCGGTGATCTGCGACGTGCCACAGCCGGCCAGCGAGAACGCCAGAGCGGCACTGAGGGCGGCCGCTGCAGCTGCTGAGAAGTGGCGTCGGCTCATCGGTTGGTCTCGTCACGACGAGCGAGCACTGTCAGCGTCACCGCGCAGAATGCCACGAGATAGACGGCACTCCACACCTCTCCCCGATGCAGCGAACCGAGCGCCTGCGGATCCATGAAGTACCCGTGCCAGGCGATGAAGGTCGTCGACGGGAGTGCGTCGCGTATCACCGAGATGCTCTCCAGCATGAGCAGTAGCTGCAGGAGGAGACCAACCACCGTCGGGCCGATGATCCCGGCCAGTGAGTTGCGAGTCAGCACCGAGACACTCGTCGCGAAGGCGGCGAAGGCTAGCGACGGCAGCAGCACGGACGCCCAACTGAGCGCGATCTTGGAGAGCGCTCCGGCGCCGGTGACCGTGCCCCCGGAGAGCGTCACCAGTGGATGGGCGCCCTCGACGAGCAGGCCGGCCGCGGTGCTGGAGACGGCCAGGATGCTGATCATCGCCACCGAGTAGCAGGCGACCGCCAGCAGCTTCGCGACGTAGATCGTCATCGGGCGCACCGAGCGCGTCAGTAGCAGCGGCCAGGTGCCGAGATGATCCTCGGTCGAGAAGATGTCTCCGGCGACGATCGCGACCAGCAGTGGCAGCGCCCAGGCGCCGGCGAAGCCGAGCACCACCAACGGCACCGCGAACCCGGAGTCGTGAATCCAGCGGCCGAAGAGCGTGTCCGAGGGGAGCGACTGGCTCACCCGCATCGCCCCGGCAAAGGCGAACGGGCCCACGAGGCAGACGACGAAGGCCAGCCGGGTTCGCCACTGGGCCGCCAGTTTCTCCAGCTCCCAGAGCAGCACCGCTCCGGTACCGGGGGCGCGGGTGCGCCGGACCGGTGTGGCCTCGACGAGCGCGGTCACGGCGCCTCTCCGATTGCCGGCACTCGCAAGTCGGCATCGCCGTCGGCGGCGATGAGTTGGAGGAACATGGCCTCCAGTGCGCTGTCCTGCCGCTGCAACTCCCGGATCGCAACTGACGCCCGGCCGAGCTCGATCGTCAGCCTGTCCAGCTGCGGGACGTCACCTCGTATCAGCAGCCCACCGTCTCGGTGCCGCGTCGCATGCAGTGATTGCCCCACGATTCTCAGGGCCGCCTCGTCGTCGGACGTGATGAGGCGGTAGGTCGGATCGGGGGCCTGCGCCCGCAGCCCGTCCATCGACCCGGTGTAGCTCGTCCGGCCGTGGTTGAGCACCGTCACCGCATCGCAGACGAGCTCGACCTCGCTCATGTCGTGGCTGCTCAGCAGCACCGCGGCCCCGGATCCGGCGATGGCCCGCAGAATCACGTGTAGATCGATCACGCCGAGCGGGTCGAGACCGGTGGTGGGCTCATCGACGATCAGCAGCCTCGGCTGGCGCAGCAGTGCCGCGGCCAGGGCCAGACGCTGGCGCTGCCCGGTGCTGAAGGCGCCGACCCGCCGGCGCTGCACCTCCAGCAGCCCGCACTGCTCCAGCACCTCCTGGATAGCCTCGTCACTGCGCTCACCGTCCAGCGCGGCCAGCAGCTCAAGATTCTTCCGGGCCGAGAAATACGGGTAAAAGCGGGGTGAATCGACGAAGCCGGCGACACCCCCGGTGCGGGCCACCGCCGAGCTCGGCGGTCCACCGAGCACTTCGATGAGGCCATTGTCTGGTCGCACCAGCCCGAAGATGACCCGCAGCAGCGTGGTCTTTCCCGCGCCATTCGGCCCGAGCAAGCCATGGATTGATCCAGGTTTTACGGCAAGTTCGGCTCCGGCCAGGGCGGTGACTGAACCGAAGCACTTGCCGACGCCCACCACCGAGAGCAGCGGTTCGGGGTCAGGCTCCTGCTCCACCAGCCGCAGCCTCGAGCCCGGTACGGCGGCGGCTCCCGACAGCGTCACGTTCGCGACGCTAGTCCGGCGAGGCCGCGTCAGAGTGAATTCAAGTTGAACGTCGAGTTGCCTTCGGCTGAAACCGACTCCAGCGGACTAGGCCTGCAACTCGCTATGAGCCGTCACGTGCTGCAGCCGCGCGCGTAACGCCTGCCTGAGATGGGGGTCCAGGGTGTCGACGAACCGGGAGAGCACCAGTTCCACGTCGTCGGCACCCTGGAGCTGGTCGTACATGCGCCGAGCGACCAGACCGGCGTCGTCAAAGACCGGAAGATACGCATGCGCCCGCCCGACGAGTTCTCGCCGCACCACGCCCTTGTCGAAGAGCCGGATCAGGATCGTCTGCACAGTGTTGTAGGCAAGCGTGCCGCCGAACTCGACGACCAGATCACCGGCAGTCATCGGCCGATCAGCCGCCCACAGCAGGGCGAGCACTTCAGCCTCCAGGCCACCGGCCGCCCGACGCTGACCGGCCATGTCGAGGGTGATCCTTCCGCCAGATGTCCAGACAGACAGGCCTGAATCGTACCTGCGGAACGTGCTGGTGATCTGACGACGTCCCCATCGCCCAGCAGATTCGTAGCCGTCGCTGGGGCGATGCGTTGCCGATGTCGGGGCGAACCGCGTTCGCCCTGCTACTCGCTGTATCAGCACCGGTGGCACCACCTCGTCTCTTGTGACAGCGAGGAGGTGGACGAATTGGTAGCGAACGTCGATACCGTCGGGACGACCACGCAAGCGCGTGGCGATGACGTGAATGATGACGTGAATCCGGCCAAGGACGAGTTCCTTATGCCCGCTACCGATCGTCGCCGAGCCAAGGACTTCCGCCGCTACTGGGTGGCCGGTGCCATCGACGCGATGGGTTCGCATGCCGCCACGATCGTCGTCCCGCTGATCATCCTCGGCGCTGGTGGCTCGGTGACCCTGGCTGGCGCGGTCGCAACAATCAGCATCGCTGTCGAGACCGCGGTTGAACCGGTCGCCGGCGTGGTGGCCGACCGGGTGTCACGCCGCTCGATGATGATCCTCGCCGCGCTCTTCGCCGCCGCCGCCGCCCTCGCGCTGGCGATCGTGGTGGCCCAGGATCACTACCGGCTCGACGTCGTCATTGCCCTCGTACTGGCCGAGTCGATCTCCACCGCCTGCTACGGCGCCGCGGCCCAGGGGGCGATCCGCCAACTCCTGCCACCGGATGATCCGCAGCCCGCCCTGGCCGCACTGCAGGCGCGGGATCAGGGAGCCGCCCTCGTCGGCCCGCCGGTCGGCGGGCTGCTCTTCAGCCTCACCCGCTGGGCCCCGCTGCTGCTCAACGCCGTCTCCTACGTCGTGACGGCGGTCCTCGTCGCCACCATCCGCACCGACCTCTCGCCCACTGCGGAATTGGATGGCCAGAGCAACGAACTCTGTGACGACGATTGCCAAGACCCGTGCCGGGAGCATGCCGGCGACCTCCCGCGAGAGAGCCTTCTCGAGTCGAGCAAGGCGGGGCTGCGACTGGCCTTCGGCCACCCTTTCCTGCGCTTCGCGCTGACCTGGGGCGCCGGGATCAACGCCGTCTTCTCCACCGTCTACTACGTGATCCTCCTCAACGCCGGCGCGGCCGGCTCCTCGGCCGCCGCGATCGGGGTGCTCCTCGGCGTCGCCTCCGGCCTCGGGTTGATCGGCTCGCTGGCCGCCCCGGCGGTACTGCGCCGAGTCACACCGACGAGGCTGATCCCCTTTACTTCTTGGCTAATGGTGCTCCTCGTAGCGGCCATGGGCTTCACCGGCGAGCTCTTTGCCCGCGGCGTGCTGTTAGGCGCGGTACTGCTGGTCTCCCCCGCCGTCAGCATCCTCTTCCAGTCCTACGCCATCGCCACCATCCCGGTGGAGCTGCAGGGACGCGTCGGCGGGGTGATGGGCTTCTTCCTCGGGGTTTCGCTGCTCGTCGCACCGATCAGCGCCGGACTCATGGTGCAGTGGCTCTCCGGTTGGGTCATCACCACAGTGCTCGCGGTACTCCTGGCCGCGCTGGCGATCTATGCCCGCACCGGAACCAAGGCGCTGCTGGAATGCGCGGCGGCAGCGGCTGAAGCTAGTGACGCAACCGATCCGTCCCAGTCGACGGTGGAGGTCTGACGATGGAACTGTCGATCGAACTCGTCCCGCCGACGCTCCCCAGCGCGGCCGAAGCCGCCCCGAACCGGCAGTGCACGATCGCCGACGCGGGTGGACGCTGTGAGGTCTTTACCCTCGACGCGACGAGTGGCCGCCGGCGACAGGTGACGCGCCGTTCGAATGGCACCACGATGGGCGACATCAGCCCCTCCGGCGCCACCATCTGGTGGTTCGACGACGACCTTGCCGGAGTCGGCCGCTGGATGGTCCAGCCCTTCGGTGGCGGCCCGGACGTAGTCGCGCTCCCCGGCGTCGCCGGCGGCCGCCACGCGGGGCTCGCGATGTCGGCCGACGACAGTGCCGCGATCGGAGTCGCCGACGAAACCGGCTTCGACGTCTACCTGCGCCGTAGCAACAGCGACGGGTTCACCCACCTGCTGCGCCGTCACGGTGCCGGTGAAGTGGTGGACCTTAGCCCGGACGCCTCCCGCCTGGTCATCGCCTCGGTTCCGCAGTCCCCCACCGCGCTCGAGGTCCACGACCTCACCGGTGGCGTACCGACGGTGCTCTCCGGAGCCGAAATGCCCTTGTGGAGCAGCGGATTCCGGATCGGCGACGGGCCGGCCACCCTGCTGCTGACCCGTCAGACCGAGGCCGGGTACCAGGTGGGGACATGGAGTGCCGCCGACGGTAGCCACTTCTGGCCCGAGGTCTTCGATACGGAGATCTCGACCAGTTGGGGCCCGGACGGCTCAGCGTTGATCCGCCAGGATCGCCATGCCCGCAGCCGCCTGCTGCGCCTCGACCTCAGCAATGGTCGGCGGCAGTTGCTGCCGACTCCACCCGGCACCATCCTGGACGCGAATCCACACGCCGACGGCGAGATCCACTACCTCTGGACCGACGTCCAGACCCCTCCGGTCGCGCGACGGGTACTCCTCCGCGACGCGGTCAGCGACACCCTCAGCGGCAGTGTCAGCGACACCGTGAGCGGACGGCCGGCGGCCGACTCGGGCGCGGACGAGATCTGGGCGGAGACCGCGGGCGGGCCCGTCCACGTGCTCTGGAACCCACCGACCGGCGAGGCCGGCGAGTCAACCGGGCAGCCCTGGCCGACCGTCTTCCTGCTCCACGGCGGCCCCCACCAGCAGGATCGCGACGCCTACGACCCGGCGATCGCCATGTGCAACGCGGCCGGGTTGGCCGTCGCGCGGGTGAACTACCGCGGTTCCAGCGGATACGGCCCACAGTGG
Coding sequences within it:
- a CDS encoding 40-residue YVTN family beta-propeller repeat-containing protein, producing the protein MKVFSIRRNTARRTRGLTVSAGVVLTVLAVGGAASAAVVAHAGGGFGQETVGTSNKNGILLPDNQRISPLGQRIEIDNGRLLSSTISPDGKTLAALSWNNFTGFLTLFDLKSGKVLQQIGTGATPADPTIGDGTVAADGPFYSPDGKSLWLPQTIDLERFAVQANGTVAAGPTSIAMTGTGSGEAGAYLPSGMAFTPDGKTAYVALNGADKLGVLDTTTNTLVKQIPVGVAPRQVAIVGGRVYVSNEGGRQATKNDVTNLTNTSTPVVANPSTGAVNNGTVSVVTPATGATSTIKVGLEPTALYANGTTLLVANSNDDSISLINTATGRVTQTVNVAPLPGSTVGSNPNSITMPDASHVLVTIGRDNAVAVFRFNGPTAPMQYEGLIPTDWYPVNVAMDKALGKLVVTNDKGIGARGPGSTISEGPDANVVTGHNTYDDTGTLTTFTPPTEAALGALTHQVFVNNDWQRLLASTPLAEAAKAAPVAIPTQLGQPSTIKHVFLLVKENRTYDQVLGDIGKGNGDPSLTQFGGSVTPNQHSLANQFGLFDNFYDEGTLSADGHNWLMQADANDYIEKEFGAFYRSYPAQGGDALAYQRDGFIWNAAQAAGKTVADFGEYANFQTLPATGGPTWADWYKASQVMEGKAAGPSPISDGQYPTYSDIPSLNAIIDQAYPKFNTDIPDQYRVDIWNKAFAQSEKTGKLANLNMLWVPDDHTAGTSGTDPYPTAQVADNDLAVGRIIDTISHSQFWKDSAIFVVEDDSQAGADHVDGHRAPLYVASPYAKRGVIDSTYYSQLNVVKTIEQILGIAPMNQEDRAAVAMTDAFTNKANLKPFTVMPNQIPLTYGLKAATPAAAAGANASANAAAAPAAAPSGKLASVQKQWSVWSTHQNFGGSQPAQDRANPAQLNRLDWYSATGWSKPYPGDKRILGPYEVPGWDMPAADLH
- a CDS encoding ABC-2 type transport system permease protein, whose protein sequence is MTALVEATPVRRTRAPGTGAVLLWELEKLAAQWRTRLAFVVCLVGPFAFAGAMRVSQSLPSDTLFGRWIHDSGFAVPLVVLGFAGAWALPLLVAIVAGDIFSTEDHLGTWPLLLTRSVRPMTIYVAKLLAVACYSVAMISILAVSSTAAGLLVEGAHPLVTLSGGTVTGAGALSKIALSWASVLLPSLAFAAFATSVSVLTRNSLAGIIGPTVVGLLLQLLLMLESISVIRDALPSTTFIAWHGYFMDPQALGSLHRGEVWSAVYLVAFCAVTLTVLARRDETNR
- a CDS encoding ABC-2 type transport system ATP-binding protein; this encodes MTLSGAAAVPGSRLRLVEQEPDPEPLLSVVGVGKCFGSVTALAGAELAVKPGSIHGLLGPNGAGKTTLLRVIFGLVRPDNGLIEVLGGPPSSAVARTGGVAGFVDSPRFYPYFSARKNLELLAALDGERSDEAIQEVLEQCGLLEVQRRRVGAFSTGQRQRLALAAALLRQPRLLIVDEPTTGLDPLGVIDLHVILRAIAGSGAAVLLSSHDMSEVELVCDAVTVLNHGRTSYTGSMDGLRAQAPDPTYRLITSDDEAALRIVGQSLHATRHRDGGLLIRGDVPQLDRLTIELGRASVAIRELQRQDSALEAMFLQLIAADGDADLRVPAIGEAP
- a CDS encoding Predicted transcriptional regulator, which gives rise to MAGQRRAAGGLEAEVLALLWAADRPMTAGDLVVEFGGTLAYNTVQTILIRLFDKGVVRRELVGRAHAYLPVFDDAGLVARRMYDQLQGADDVELVLSRFVDTLDPHLRQALRARLQHVTAHSELQA
- a CDS encoding Fucose permease — protein: MVANVDTVGTTTQARGDDVNDDVNPAKDEFLMPATDRRRAKDFRRYWVAGAIDAMGSHAATIVVPLIILGAGGSVTLAGAVATISIAVETAVEPVAGVVADRVSRRSMMILAALFAAAAALALAIVVAQDHYRLDVVIALVLAESISTACYGAAAQGAIRQLLPPDDPQPALAALQARDQGAALVGPPVGGLLFSLTRWAPLLLNAVSYVVTAVLVATIRTDLSPTAELDGQSNELCDDDCQDPCREHAGDLPRESLLESSKAGLRLAFGHPFLRFALTWGAGINAVFSTVYYVILLNAGAAGSSAAAIGVLLGVASGLGLIGSLAAPAVLRRVTPTRLIPFTSWLMVLLVAAMGFTGELFARGVLLGAVLLVSPAVSILFQSYAIATIPVELQGRVGGVMGFFLGVSLLVAPISAGLMVQWLSGWVITTVLAVLLAALAIYARTGTKALLECAAAAAEASDATDPSQSTVEV
- a CDS encoding Dipeptidyl aminopeptidase/acylaminoacyl peptidase; this encodes MELSIELVPPTLPSAAEAAPNRQCTIADAGGRCEVFTLDATSGRRRQVTRRSNGTTMGDISPSGATIWWFDDDLAGVGRWMVQPFGGGPDVVALPGVAGGRHAGLAMSADDSAAIGVADETGFDVYLRRSNSDGFTHLLRRHGAGEVVDLSPDASRLVIASVPQSPTALEVHDLTGGVPTVLSGAEMPLWSSGFRIGDGPATLLLTRQTEAGYQVGTWSAADGSHFWPEVFDTEISTSWGPDGSALIRQDRHARSRLLRLDLSNGRRQLLPTPPGTILDANPHADGEIHYLWTDVQTPPVARRVLLRDAVSDTLSGSVSDTVSGRPAADSGADEIWAETAGGPVHVLWNPPTGEAGESTGQPWPTVFLLHGGPHQQDRDAYDPAIAMCNAAGLAVARVNYRGSSGYGPQWRSDFSAGVGLTQLEDLAAAREELVRRGLADAQAVAVAGWSWGGYLSLLAAGVQPTLWRAAAAAYPIADYPQAYAGGTTELRALDEHLFGGTPQQHPQRYRDASPATYVAQVKAPVLLIAGVHDPRCPAAQIESYADQLRSGGGSVRLIRSEAGHGVQSGQASVDELIELVTFLAGELHDQNVTALVGSEAP